A genome region from Natronosalvus rutilus includes the following:
- a CDS encoding CARDB domain-containing protein — protein sequence MNVNLSVICAVLALALAVPTAAVSLEPADTTSSIELDASSPYATIENGQIELDFERLNADAVTTVDEAFTVRAIDEDVDRIWLSGTDGVTFYRNGDPRDEVTARSPLEPATGHSITVGVSIDTHEAGEGTESFTIHVRYDDNEDDETDPDPPTLERVTVSDTEVTVGETITVTGIYRGGSQSMATMVGLTVDDIVVSQKRVFVFGGENRSVSFERTMDAPGTYEVGIDGRTHTVTVTEPASGEPAPNMTVTGVDLDRPETTPGEPISVTATVENAGNATGERTLEFAVGGFVVETERVELAPGETRQVEFERSFADPGRYALALEGEEVGTVTVVGLPAIAAVTAALPSRSTAALALPVTLGVGFVVRRRRA from the coding sequence ATGAACGTCAATCTTTCCGTGATCTGTGCGGTACTCGCCCTTGCGTTAGCCGTGCCCACTGCTGCCGTCTCCCTCGAGCCAGCCGACACAACCTCTTCCATCGAACTCGATGCCTCGAGCCCCTACGCCACCATCGAAAATGGCCAGATCGAGCTCGACTTCGAGCGACTCAACGCCGACGCGGTGACGACGGTCGATGAGGCGTTCACCGTACGTGCCATCGACGAGGACGTCGACCGCATCTGGCTCTCGGGCACCGACGGCGTCACCTTCTACCGGAACGGCGATCCTAGAGACGAGGTAACCGCGAGATCGCCGCTCGAGCCCGCCACCGGCCACTCGATTACGGTTGGCGTCTCTATCGACACCCACGAGGCGGGGGAGGGAACGGAGTCGTTCACGATCCACGTGCGGTACGACGATAACGAGGACGACGAAACCGACCCCGACCCGCCGACGCTCGAGCGCGTCACCGTCTCGGACACCGAGGTGACCGTCGGCGAGACGATCACGGTCACGGGTATCTACCGGGGGGGATCGCAGTCGATGGCGACGATGGTCGGGTTGACCGTCGACGACATCGTTGTCAGCCAGAAACGGGTCTTCGTCTTCGGCGGCGAGAACCGGTCCGTCTCCTTCGAGCGGACGATGGACGCCCCCGGCACGTACGAGGTCGGCATCGACGGCCGGACGCACACGGTGACGGTCACCGAACCTGCATCCGGCGAACCGGCGCCGAATATGACGGTGACGGGGGTCGATCTCGATCGACCCGAAACGACGCCTGGAGAGCCAATTTCGGTCACGGCGACCGTCGAGAACGCGGGCAACGCGACGGGTGAGCGCACACTCGAGTTCGCCGTCGGCGGATTCGTCGTCGAGACGGAGCGGGTCGAACTCGCACCCGGCGAGACGCGACAGGTCGAGTTCGAACGATCGTTCGCGGACCCCGGACGCTACGCGCTGGCGCTCGAGGGCGAGGAGGTGGGTACCGTCACGGTCGTCGGATTGCCGGCGATTGCGGCGGTCACGGCCGCGCTCCCCTCGCGTTCGACGGCGGCGCTCGCGCTCCCGGTCACGCTGGGCGTCGGGTTCGTCGTCCGGCGGCGGCGAGCGTGA
- a CDS encoding S26 family signal peptidase yields the protein MNETSIAKQAAMGLVGLVVVLLVLGQVLGQPILLGYVATGSMEPSLSAGDGFVAVPSAVTGAPEPGDVVVFEAETLHGGGLTTHRIVAETDEGYVTRGDANPFTDQDGGEPPVTEGKIVAEAWQVGGSVVRVPHLGTVIMSVQGLVGAVFGLLAAPLGITAAFDAEGTGALLVALGVGLLGVGLLLERVGVADRRTARRTSRQNVIGLWSALSAVVVVLALFATAAMVIPAGGTAYELVSTDSPTDDPQIVAPGETTTLTRTIDNSGYVPVVVMLDAPHPAVDAEPRATTVGSRDTAEVALSMTAPETTGSYTRDVVESRYLLVLPPTLLVWLHDVHPFVAVGAVNVAIVAVAVGLVFALFGTGDLRIRTPGSHVPLSRRLERLLEKWL from the coding sequence ATGAACGAGACGTCGATAGCCAAACAGGCGGCGATGGGGCTGGTGGGGCTCGTCGTGGTACTGCTGGTGCTCGGCCAGGTGCTAGGCCAGCCGATACTGCTCGGTTACGTCGCGACGGGGAGCATGGAGCCGTCGCTCTCCGCCGGCGACGGATTCGTCGCGGTCCCCAGCGCGGTAACCGGCGCGCCCGAACCCGGCGACGTCGTCGTCTTCGAGGCCGAGACGTTACACGGAGGTGGGCTCACGACCCATCGAATCGTCGCCGAGACCGACGAAGGGTACGTGACGCGGGGCGACGCCAACCCGTTCACCGACCAGGACGGGGGCGAGCCACCGGTCACCGAGGGGAAGATCGTCGCCGAGGCCTGGCAGGTCGGGGGGTCGGTCGTCCGGGTTCCGCACCTGGGAACTGTCATCATGAGCGTCCAGGGGCTCGTCGGGGCCGTCTTCGGTCTCCTGGCTGCGCCGCTCGGAATCACGGCGGCCTTCGACGCCGAGGGGACCGGTGCCTTGCTGGTGGCCCTCGGGGTCGGCCTGCTCGGGGTCGGCTTGTTGCTCGAGCGCGTCGGCGTTGCCGACCGGCGAACGGCGCGACGAACCAGTCGTCAGAACGTGATCGGCCTCTGGTCGGCGCTGTCGGCCGTCGTCGTCGTGCTCGCCCTCTTCGCGACCGCGGCGATGGTGATCCCGGCCGGCGGAACCGCGTACGAACTCGTGAGTACCGACTCGCCGACCGACGACCCGCAGATCGTCGCCCCGGGGGAGACGACGACGCTCACGCGAACGATCGACAACAGTGGCTACGTCCCAGTCGTCGTCATGCTCGACGCGCCACACCCCGCCGTCGATGCCGAGCCGCGGGCGACGACGGTCGGCAGTCGCGACACCGCCGAGGTCGCGCTGTCGATGACGGCACCGGAGACGACGGGGAGCTACACTCGCGATGTCGTCGAGAGTCGATACCTCCTCGTCTTGCCACCGACGCTGCTCGTCTGGCTCCACGACGTCCACCCGTTCGTGGCCGTCGGCGCGGTCAACGTCGCGATCGTCGCCGTCGCCGTCGGTCTCGTGTTTGCCCTCTTCGGCACCGGCGATCTCCGGATTCGGACGCCCGGCTCGCACGTCCCGCTCTCGAGGCGACTCGAGCGCCTGCTCGAGAAGTGGTTGTGA
- a CDS encoding DUF5305 domain-containing protein: protein MTNTPRLDLLIARSGRPILIALLVIGTIALLATGWVVANPSTTTTTQEVDRQTVSTQVDTEAVVVQDGLWEAGTVLEDNPAYVINASPELEVVAETAVPSDETSLEHEIVLRYAASRNDEVFWESERVLAAEEPTITDGQGVTRASVDVREVQDRREELRTRLDGVGTVDLSLIVRTSYDTGTHVGEHAPSTPFVVTERSYYLEDHPEESDPNPVTQTVETTDPPSSALIGALLILTVGSFGGAAFVNSRSDVDIDRARQAIHENRYAEWISRGSLPMWIGDEHVSLDTLEDVVDVAIDTNERVIHDRSRGLFAVVSDGVVYYYSDRGLWEETAWPDLDLEERAAPADLVPPGDGDGSTAGPTESDTEPPFENLPDPEDDDAWNNL from the coding sequence GTGACGAACACGCCACGACTCGACCTGCTGATCGCCAGATCCGGCCGGCCGATCCTGATCGCCCTGCTCGTGATCGGCACGATCGCCCTGCTCGCGACCGGCTGGGTCGTCGCGAATCCGTCGACGACCACGACCACCCAGGAAGTCGATCGCCAGACGGTCTCGACGCAGGTCGACACGGAAGCCGTGGTCGTCCAAGACGGTCTCTGGGAAGCGGGCACGGTGCTCGAGGACAACCCCGCGTACGTGATCAACGCCTCACCGGAACTCGAGGTCGTCGCCGAGACGGCGGTCCCGAGCGACGAGACGAGCCTCGAGCACGAGATCGTCCTCAGGTACGCGGCTTCGCGCAACGACGAGGTGTTCTGGGAGTCAGAACGGGTGCTGGCGGCCGAGGAACCGACGATCACGGACGGACAGGGCGTCACCAGAGCGTCGGTCGACGTCCGGGAGGTCCAGGACAGACGTGAGGAACTCAGGACCCGCCTCGACGGGGTCGGCACGGTCGACCTCTCGTTGATCGTTCGCACGAGCTACGATACGGGGACGCACGTCGGCGAGCACGCCCCGTCCACCCCGTTCGTCGTCACCGAGCGGAGCTACTACCTCGAGGACCACCCCGAAGAATCGGATCCGAACCCGGTCACCCAGACCGTCGAGACGACGGATCCACCCAGTTCCGCGCTGATCGGCGCCCTCCTGATCCTCACGGTGGGGTCGTTCGGCGGGGCCGCGTTCGTTAACTCCCGGTCCGACGTCGATATCGACCGAGCACGGCAGGCGATTCACGAGAACCGCTACGCGGAGTGGATCTCGCGGGGCTCGCTCCCGATGTGGATCGGCGACGAACACGTCTCGCTCGACACGCTCGAGGACGTCGTCGACGTCGCCATCGACACAAACGAGCGCGTGATCCACGACCGGAGCCGCGGCCTGTTCGCGGTCGTCAGTGACGGCGTCGTCTACTACTACAGCGACCGCGGGCTCTGGGAGGAGACGGCGTGGCCGGACTTAGACCTCGAGGAGCGGGCGGCCCCTGCAGACCTGGTCCCACCCGGTGACGGCGACGGATCAACGGCCGGACCGACCGAAAGCGATACGGAGCCGCCGTTCGAGAACTTGCCGGACCCCGAGGACGACGACGCCTGGAACAACCTGTGA
- a CDS encoding ArsR family transcriptional regulator, with translation MSETDGEDITDLPPSAKLVYKVLEYDGPLTQKQIVEESMLSARTVRYALERLSDIGTVDENIYFADARQSLYRITEAEPVAADGGSGEPASKDACCAE, from the coding sequence ATGAGTGAGACTGACGGGGAGGACATCACGGATTTGCCACCGAGTGCGAAGCTGGTCTACAAAGTTCTCGAGTACGACGGCCCGTTGACCCAGAAACAGATCGTCGAGGAGTCGATGCTGTCTGCGCGGACGGTCAGGTACGCCCTCGAGCGCCTCAGCGACATCGGCACCGTCGACGAGAACATCTACTTCGCGGACGCGCGCCAGAGCCTCTACCGGATCACGGAGGCCGAACCGGTCGCGGCCGACGGCGGCAGTGGCGAGCCGGCGAGCAAGGACGCCTGCTGTGCGGAGTGA
- a CDS encoding IMPACT family protein, translating to MDTEAYRTVAEAATASFVVQGSEFLGHARPVVDLESAEAFIENVREEYADATHNVPAYRVRVDADGRLREYSSDDGEPSGSAGKPALNVLTQRDLENVAVVVTRYYGGTNLGVGGLVRAYSRAVKEAVDAAGVIEERPHETVSITLEYDDSGTVRGILESKALEFEAEYEADVQFEVRVPIADADALRDRIRSATSGRARLE from the coding sequence ATGGACACCGAGGCCTACCGAACCGTCGCCGAGGCCGCGACCGCGAGCTTCGTCGTCCAGGGCTCGGAGTTTCTCGGGCACGCTCGCCCCGTCGTCGACCTCGAGTCGGCCGAGGCGTTCATTGAGAACGTACGCGAGGAGTACGCCGACGCGACCCACAACGTCCCGGCCTACCGGGTCAGAGTCGACGCCGATGGCCGGCTCCGAGAGTACTCGAGCGACGACGGCGAGCCGAGCGGCTCGGCGGGAAAACCCGCGCTGAACGTGCTCACCCAGCGCGACCTCGAGAACGTCGCGGTCGTCGTCACGCGCTACTACGGCGGGACGAACCTCGGTGTCGGCGGCCTCGTTCGAGCGTACTCCCGAGCGGTCAAGGAGGCGGTTGACGCCGCGGGCGTGATCGAGGAACGGCCCCACGAAACGGTCTCGATCACCCTCGAGTACGACGATTCGGGCACCGTTCGCGGCATTCTGGAGAGCAAGGCGCTCGAGTTCGAGGCCGAGTACGAAGCGGACGTGCAGTTCGAGGTTCGGGTCCCGATCGCCGACGCCGACGCCCTCCGTGATCGAATTCGCAGTGCGACGAGCGGGCGAGCCCGGCTCGAGTGA
- a CDS encoding PH domain-containing protein gives MLSNQHQCAPRLEPAGLEVPDIGFRFGFGAYVAAVLTATVTTAAVLAGVTGTTVLALAPATLTVGVIGGGILASRYRGLAERLGRRRWLGVQCSLPALPFVGLALAPFVTDFGTSVAAVAILGVIGIGLAGLLVAAMATNRYVDAVTSDEPVVTWAWVKTRLIRRELFIGVGFLLVGLGSFYSGDFTFAVLWGGYGLFRLVAGYSSSFFDVETASTPTLAAHEAGLVVDRGLTKQLLPWEPVSEIELTDDELVVERDWRSLRCRRSAIDDSESVAATLEELRTER, from the coding sequence GTGTTATCGAATCAACACCAGTGTGCGCCCCGCCTCGAGCCCGCCGGCCTCGAGGTCCCCGATATCGGCTTCCGGTTCGGTTTCGGCGCGTACGTCGCCGCGGTACTCACCGCTACGGTGACGACGGCCGCCGTCCTCGCCGGCGTTACCGGCACGACCGTCCTCGCGCTCGCGCCCGCGACGCTTACCGTCGGCGTGATCGGCGGTGGCATTCTCGCCAGCCGATACCGGGGGTTAGCCGAACGACTCGGTCGCCGCCGCTGGCTCGGCGTGCAGTGTTCGCTTCCCGCCCTCCCGTTCGTCGGACTGGCGCTCGCCCCGTTCGTGACCGACTTCGGGACGAGCGTCGCCGCCGTCGCCATCCTGGGCGTGATCGGGATCGGCCTGGCGGGCCTTCTCGTCGCCGCGATGGCTACCAATCGCTACGTCGACGCGGTCACGAGCGACGAACCCGTCGTCACCTGGGCGTGGGTCAAGACTCGCCTCATTCGCCGTGAGCTGTTCATCGGCGTCGGATTCTTGCTCGTCGGCCTCGGGTCGTTCTACAGCGGGGACTTTACATTCGCCGTCCTCTGGGGCGGCTACGGCCTGTTCCGGCTCGTCGCCGGTTACTCGAGTTCGTTCTTCGACGTCGAGACGGCGTCGACGCCCACCCTCGCGGCCCATGAGGCCGGCCTCGTCGTCGACCGCGGCCTCACGAAACAGCTGCTCCCCTGGGAGCCGGTGTCTGAAATCGAACTCACCGACGACGAACTAGTGGTCGAACGCGACTGGCGCTCGCTCCGGTGTCGCCGGAGCGCGATCGACGATTCCGAATCGGTCGCCGCGACGCTCGAGGAGCTACGGACGGAACGATAA
- a CDS encoding TRAP transporter permease translates to MSVDTGGSDELSEAEQEQILQEVERRRTLQGGAAVLVSLIGITFSAFQMWIAARSYIFEITLPLYGTIDIGSLQLLQVGAIHVTFALVLAFLLFPASRGDGFVARQLGRLEPAARGQLGDEHPVTRGVSRAGGFVRWAALDRQMNRVTPLDVLMIVLSVLPAHYIVTNYDEIRSIAVRRFEGTQGVGDVLWFLEPVVTGMAALGIPIDEASYAFWMGVLGLLLVLEATRRTLGFILMSLVGSFIVYARWGYLVPRDSVIGPLAIQPENWANIVYNLWYTVQAGVFSTPVIVSVRYIYIFILFGAFLEMSGAGKWFIDLAYALTGTRRGGPAKASVVSSGFMGMLSGSSIANTVTTGAFTIPLMKRSGYSPEFAGAVESSSSSGGQILPPVMGAAAFLIVEYTGIPYATVIIAATLPAIAFFFGMWVMVHFEAVQHNIGGLPRDELPEIRSRFRSGWFYLVPIVLLLYFLIIARFSIPRAGWFTIVSVIALIAFVAAYDERSRIPLVGTIAALFVLQLLSYATVGGSFVDAVLVLAGLEAAGTGLGLEAAAYAAVSGLGTIVILVSVAVMLARPGTVPTLLELDDAVDESAERAASKVGRPQLARSRAYRFGAFVLKSMDSGARTATTVVIAVAAAGVIPGVISVSGLGPNLAALIDAVSGGSLLILLVLTGVASIIFGMGMPTTAMYIILIAMLGGPMEQAGTALLAAHLFVLYFGLMADVTPPVAVAAFAGAGVAKADELGTALIAFLLSLNKILVPFAFVFSPGILLLRERGNEWTILTAADVADLGFFVPDVVIPILGMFLGVYALGVTIIGYQYTSVGQLLRGAYAIASIFLMVPEIPLLILEGTLEAFGIPAYLAIFELTASLRLIGLVTLVALSTRNRTRGRTTEAAETAETA, encoded by the coding sequence ATGAGCGTCGACACCGGCGGGTCGGATGAATTGTCCGAAGCCGAACAGGAACAGATCCTCCAGGAGGTCGAGCGACGCCGGACGCTCCAGGGCGGGGCCGCCGTTCTCGTCTCACTGATCGGGATCACCTTCTCGGCCTTCCAGATGTGGATCGCCGCGAGATCCTACATCTTCGAGATTACCCTGCCGCTCTACGGCACGATCGATATCGGGTCCCTGCAACTCCTGCAGGTCGGTGCAATCCACGTCACGTTCGCGCTGGTACTCGCGTTCCTGCTCTTTCCGGCCAGTCGAGGTGACGGCTTCGTCGCCCGACAACTCGGTCGTCTCGAGCCGGCCGCGAGAGGACAACTCGGCGACGAGCACCCGGTCACTCGAGGGGTCTCCCGGGCGGGTGGATTCGTCCGCTGGGCCGCTCTCGACCGGCAGATGAACCGCGTGACGCCACTCGACGTCCTCATGATCGTCCTCTCGGTGCTCCCCGCACACTACATCGTCACTAACTACGACGAGATCCGGTCGATCGCCGTCAGGCGGTTCGAGGGCACCCAGGGCGTCGGGGACGTGCTCTGGTTCCTCGAGCCAGTCGTCACCGGGATGGCGGCGCTCGGCATCCCCATCGACGAGGCCTCCTACGCGTTCTGGATGGGCGTCCTCGGACTCTTGCTCGTGCTGGAGGCGACCCGGCGCACGCTCGGATTCATCCTGATGAGCCTCGTCGGATCGTTCATCGTCTACGCACGCTGGGGCTATCTCGTCCCCCGAGATTCCGTAATCGGGCCCCTCGCGATCCAGCCCGAGAATTGGGCGAACATCGTCTACAACCTGTGGTACACCGTCCAGGCGGGCGTCTTCAGCACGCCCGTCATCGTGAGCGTCCGGTACATCTACATCTTCATCCTCTTCGGCGCCTTCCTCGAGATGAGCGGTGCCGGCAAGTGGTTCATCGACCTCGCCTACGCATTGACCGGGACCCGCCGAGGCGGTCCCGCGAAGGCGAGCGTCGTCTCGAGTGGGTTCATGGGGATGCTCTCGGGATCGTCCATCGCGAACACGGTCACCACGGGCGCATTCACGATTCCGCTGATGAAACGGTCGGGCTACTCCCCCGAGTTCGCCGGCGCCGTCGAGTCCTCCTCGTCCTCGGGTGGCCAGATTCTCCCGCCCGTCATGGGCGCCGCGGCGTTCCTCATCGTCGAGTACACCGGCATCCCCTACGCGACCGTGATCATCGCCGCGACCCTACCCGCCATCGCCTTCTTCTTTGGGATGTGGGTCATGGTCCACTTCGAGGCCGTCCAGCACAACATCGGCGGGCTGCCTCGAGACGAGTTGCCGGAGATCCGCTCGCGCTTTCGTTCCGGCTGGTTCTACCTGGTCCCCATCGTCCTCCTGCTGTACTTCCTCATCATCGCCCGCTTCTCGATCCCCCGTGCGGGCTGGTTCACCATCGTCTCGGTGATCGCCCTCATCGCGTTCGTCGCGGCCTACGACGAGCGCTCGCGCATTCCCCTGGTCGGCACCATCGCCGCCCTCTTCGTCCTGCAACTGCTCAGTTACGCCACCGTCGGCGGGAGCTTCGTCGACGCCGTATTGGTGCTGGCGGGACTCGAGGCCGCCGGGACGGGACTGGGACTCGAGGCGGCCGCGTACGCCGCGGTGAGTGGACTGGGAACCATAGTAATCCTGGTGAGTGTCGCCGTCATGCTCGCCAGGCCGGGAACGGTCCCGACGCTGCTCGAACTCGACGACGCCGTCGACGAGTCGGCGGAGCGGGCGGCCTCGAAGGTCGGTCGACCGCAACTCGCCCGGAGCCGGGCCTACCGATTCGGTGCGTTCGTCCTCAAGTCGATGGACTCTGGGGCACGAACGGCGACGACGGTCGTGATCGCGGTCGCGGCCGCGGGCGTCATCCCGGGGGTCATCAGCGTCTCCGGCCTCGGCCCGAACCTGGCCGCGTTGATCGACGCCGTCAGCGGCGGATCGTTATTAATCTTGCTCGTCCTGACGGGCGTCGCCTCGATCATCTTCGGGATGGGGATGCCGACGACGGCGATGTACATCATCCTGATCGCGATGCTCGGCGGGCCGATGGAACAGGCGGGTACCGCCCTGCTGGCCGCCCACCTGTTCGTACTCTACTTCGGCCTGATGGCAGACGTCACGCCCCCGGTTGCCGTCGCCGCTTTCGCCGGGGCCGGCGTCGCGAAAGCCGACGAACTCGGGACGGCGTTGATCGCCTTCCTGCTCTCGCTCAACAAGATCCTGGTGCCCTTCGCGTTCGTCTTCTCGCCGGGCATCCTCCTCCTGCGAGAACGCGGGAACGAGTGGACGATCCTCACCGCCGCCGACGTCGCCGATCTCGGCTTCTTCGTCCCCGACGTCGTCATCCCCATCCTCGGCATGTTCCTCGGTGTCTACGCCCTCGGGGTCACCATCATCGGCTACCAGTACACCAGCGTCGGCCAGCTTTTACGCGGGGCCTACGCCATCGCCTCCATCTTCCTGATGGTACCCGAGATTCCGCTCCTCATCCTCGAGGGCACCCTCGAAGCGTTCGGCATCCCGGCGTACCTGGCCATCTTCGAGTTGACCGCCTCCCTGCGACTCATCGGCCTCGTTACGCTGGTGGCGCTATCGACTCGAAACCGAACCCGCGGACGAACGACGGAGGCAGCGGAGACAGCGGAGACGGCCTGA
- a CDS encoding DUF1850 domain-containing protein, which produces MFTGHRRRTLVVTAVVVALVVGSVAAASSLDPDPERTLVVQNADSGETLLERPVENDEQVTLAYTHSVEKTPVEDVYVVDGDQLRMTEMRFQSHGAGLPADESMERTGDWFVVERNSTYSQLRVAPGSIAGHELVVGEDRYDLVAMSDGPVVIVVDEDEPGALEELLALSAPVEVTQDRLLGDEDRSSGSVATHTHMELTH; this is translated from the coding sequence GTGTTTACCGGTCATCGTCGCCGAACGCTCGTCGTTACCGCCGTCGTCGTCGCCCTCGTCGTCGGGAGCGTCGCGGCCGCCTCGAGTCTCGATCCGGATCCCGAACGAACCCTCGTCGTCCAGAACGCCGACTCGGGTGAGACGCTCCTCGAGCGGCCGGTCGAAAACGACGAGCAGGTTACGCTGGCGTACACCCACAGCGTCGAGAAGACGCCGGTCGAGGACGTCTACGTCGTCGACGGCGATCAGTTGCGGATGACGGAGATGCGGTTCCAGTCTCACGGCGCCGGACTCCCCGCCGACGAGTCGATGGAGCGAACGGGCGACTGGTTCGTCGTCGAGCGAAACTCGACGTACAGCCAGCTGCGAGTCGCACCCGGTTCCATCGCCGGTCACGAACTGGTCGTCGGTGAGGATCGGTACGACCTCGTAGCGATGTCGGACGGGCCGGTCGTCATCGTCGTCGACGAGGACGAGCCGGGAGCGCTTGAGGAACTGCTGGCGCTGTCGGCACCGGTAGAAGTGACACAGGACAGACTATTGGGCGACGAGGACCGTTCGAGCGGTTCTGTCGCGACCCACACACATATGGAACTCACCCACTGA
- a CDS encoding TAXI family TRAP transporter solute-binding subunit → MARKFNRRDFIAVTGATGIAGIAGCIGEDAEDPGNGNGNGNGNETGNGNGNETGNGDDNETEDGNETGNGDGEEEIGEAEPDEGGEVLSWHAGGTGGTYYPLSGEVKSIVEENTPHGLQVQSTGASVENVGSLAREEAEFALIQNDVAYFAFNGTGIEDFEGSPVETIRGVATLYPETIHIITQADSGIESVEDLEGATINTGDAGSGTQVNANQILESAGISDFEEQNTDFATATDQIRDGDVDAAFIVGGWPVGSVEELASSSDVSFVAVDGDVREQVKSDAEWMADDTIPGGTYDGVDEDTETVSVQAMIATHEGVDEGIVEEVTTAIFDNTDSFTIKADFISADSAQDGMPIDLHPGASAYFGE, encoded by the coding sequence ATGGCGCGAAAGTTCAATCGACGCGACTTCATCGCAGTAACTGGTGCAACGGGAATTGCAGGCATTGCAGGGTGCATCGGCGAGGACGCCGAAGATCCCGGAAACGGCAATGGGAACGGCAATGGCAACGAAACTGGGAACGGTAACGGGAACGAAACTGGCAACGGCGACGACAACGAAACCGAAGACGGGAACGAAACCGGCAACGGCGACGGCGAAGAGGAAATCGGCGAGGCCGAACCGGACGAGGGCGGAGAAGTCCTCTCCTGGCACGCCGGCGGCACTGGCGGCACGTACTACCCGCTCTCTGGCGAGGTCAAGTCCATCGTCGAGGAGAACACGCCCCACGGCCTCCAGGTCCAGTCGACCGGCGCCAGCGTCGAGAACGTCGGCAGCCTCGCCCGAGAGGAAGCCGAGTTCGCGCTGATCCAGAACGACGTCGCCTACTTCGCGTTCAACGGGACTGGCATCGAGGACTTCGAAGGCTCTCCCGTCGAGACCATTCGCGGGGTCGCAACGCTCTACCCCGAAACGATCCACATCATCACCCAGGCCGACTCCGGCATCGAGTCCGTCGAGGACCTCGAAGGTGCGACGATCAACACCGGCGACGCCGGCAGCGGGACGCAGGTTAACGCGAACCAGATCCTCGAGTCGGCGGGCATCTCGGACTTCGAGGAACAGAACACCGACTTCGCGACGGCGACCGACCAGATCCGAGACGGCGACGTCGATGCGGCGTTCATCGTCGGCGGGTGGCCCGTCGGCTCGGTCGAGGAACTCGCCTCCTCGAGCGACGTCTCGTTCGTGGCCGTCGACGGCGACGTGCGCGAACAGGTCAAAAGCGACGCCGAGTGGATGGCCGACGACACCATCCCCGGGGGCACCTACGACGGCGTCGATGAAGACACCGAGACTGTCTCCGTCCAGGCGATGATCGCGACCCATGAAGGAGTCGACGAGGGAATCGTCGAAGAGGTAACAACCGCTATCTTCGACAATACGGACTCCTTTACGATCAAGGCCGACTTCATCAGCGCCGACAGCGCCCAGGACGGGATGCCGATCGACCTCCATCCCGGCGCGTCCGCGTACTTCGGCGAGTAA